One region of Rana temporaria chromosome 11, aRanTem1.1, whole genome shotgun sequence genomic DNA includes:
- the C11H11orf96 gene encoding uncharacterized protein C11orf96 homolog: protein MSSAVLPAKPAEPLGYQSAMPHYSGETEEYPRPIQPRASGGKGKLRRPRQSRFKTQPVTFDEIQEVEEEGLSPTEEEKARKSFLQSLENLRRSSHSMQLQRDKLSSCKLRHSLDSSDSDSTQ, encoded by the coding sequence ATGTCCTCTGCGGTTCTACCAGCCAAGCCCGCGGAGCCCCTGGGCTACCAATCAGCGATGCCCCACTACAGCGGAGAGACCGAGGAGTACCCCCGGCCCATCCAACCCCGGGCCTCAGGGGGCAAGGGCAAGCTGCGGCGACCCCGGCAGAGCCGGTTCAAGACCCAGCCGGTCACCTTTGACGAGATCCAAGAGGTGGAGGAGGAAGGCTTGTCCCCCACCGAAGAGGAGAAAGCCAGAAAGTCCTTCCTGCAGTCCCTGGAGAACCTGAGAAGGAGCTCACACAGCATGCAACTCCAAAGGGACAAACTCAGCAGCTGCAAACTCCGCCACAGCTTGGATTCCAGCGACTCAGACTCCACCCAGTGA